The following proteins come from a genomic window of Triticum aestivum cultivar Chinese Spring chromosome 6A, IWGSC CS RefSeq v2.1, whole genome shotgun sequence:
- the LOC123127591 gene encoding isocitrate dehydrogenase [NAD] regulatory subunit 1, mitochondrial has protein sequence MARRSALLLRRVLSPAPPSPLAGAVSRRTVTYMPRPGDGAPRTVTLIPGDGIGPLVTGAVRQVMEAMHAPVCFETYEVHGDMPSVPPEVIESIRRNKVCLKGGLATPVGGGVSSLNLQLRKELDLYASLVNCFNLPGLPTRHDNVDIAVIRENTEGEYSGLEHEVVPGVVESLKVMTKFCSERIAKYAFEYAYLNNRKKVTAVHKANIMKLADGLFLESCREVATKYPGIQYSEIIVDNCCMQLVAKPEQFDVMVTPNLYGNLVSNVAAGIAGGTGVMPGGNVGQDHAIFEQGASAGNVGNDKIVQQKKANPVALFLSSAMMLRHLQFPSFADRLESAVKSVIAEGKYRTRDLGGTSTTQEVTDAVIAKLD, from the exons ATGGCGCGGCGATCCGCCCTTCTCCTCCGGCGCGTTCTCTCcccggcccctccctcccccctcgctGGCGCCGTGTCCCGCCGTACCGTCACCTACATGCCGCGCCCGGGCGACGGCGCCCCGCGCACCGTCACGCTCATCCCGGGCGACGGCATCGGGCCCCTCGTGACCGGCGCCGTGCGCCAGGTGATGGAGGCAATGCACGCGCCGGTCTGCTTCGAGACGTACGAGGTCCACGGCGACATGCCATCGGTGCCTCCCGAGGTCATCGAGTCCATCCGCCGCAACAAGGTCTGCCTCAAGGGCGGTCTCGCTACACCCGTCGGCGGAGGTGTCTCCTCCCTCAATCTGCAGCTGCGCAAGGAGCTCGACCTCTACGCTTccctcgtcaattgtttcaacctcCCTGGCCTGCCCACCAGGCACGACAACGTTGACATCGCCGTCATCAGGGAGAACACGGAGGGCGAGTACTCGGGTCTCGAGCACGAGGTCGTTCCTGGCGTCGTGGAGAGCCTCAAG GTGATGACGAAGTTCTGCTCTGAAAGGATTGCCAAATACGCCTTTGAGTATGCTTACCTCAACAATAGAAAGAAAGTGACGGCAGTGCACAAAGCAAACATCATGAAGCTAGCTGATGGTTTGTTCTTGGAGTCCTGCCGTGAGGTTGCGACGAAGTATCCTGGAATTCAATATAGTGAAATCATTGTGGACAACTGCTGTATGCAGCTTGTTGCAAAACCTGAACAGTTTGATGTTATG GTCACCCCAAATCTTTATGGCAATCTGGTGTCTAATGTGGCTGCAGGTATTGCTGGAGGCACGGGTGTCATGCCTGGAG GCAATGTTGGTCAGGACCATGCCATCTTTGAGCAGGGCGCTTCTGCAGGAAATGTGGGAAATGACAAGATTGTGCAACAGAAGAAAGCTAACCCAGTTGCTCTGTTTCTCTCGTCCGCCATGATGCTGAGGCATTTGCAGTTCCCGTCATTCGCCGACCGGCTGGAATCAGCAGTGAAGAGTGTCATTGCAGAAGGCAAATACAGGACCAGGGATTTGGGCGGCACCAGCACCACCCAGGAAGTCACGGATGCAGTAATCGCCAAACTTGATTAG